A single region of the Nocardioides aurantiacus genome encodes:
- a CDS encoding FhaA domain-containing protein, with amino-acid sequence MSALQRFENKLEQLVSGVFARTFRSAVQPVEIASALAREVDNSAQILSRDRRLVPNDFHVELADTDHERLDALGPQLTRELTEMLREHAADQSYVFTGPVSITLEQADDLTTGRFRVRSASHSSSRLAGGDPTPTAVRRATASLLLHGEAVPLAPPGLVLGRGNDADLRIDDPGVSRRHAEIRVEAPQEPDGEPRVSVIDLGSTNGVSVNGKRVEQARLTDGATIRIGTTTMSLRLRQG; translated from the coding sequence ATGAGTGCGTTGCAACGCTTCGAGAACAAGCTCGAGCAGCTGGTCTCCGGCGTGTTCGCCCGCACCTTCCGCAGCGCCGTGCAGCCGGTCGAGATCGCCTCGGCGCTGGCCCGCGAGGTCGACAACTCCGCCCAGATCCTCAGCCGGGACCGTCGGCTGGTGCCCAACGACTTCCACGTCGAGCTGGCCGACACCGACCACGAGCGGCTCGACGCGCTCGGCCCACAGCTGACCCGCGAGCTGACCGAGATGCTGCGCGAGCACGCCGCCGACCAGTCCTACGTCTTCACCGGACCCGTCTCCATCACCCTGGAGCAGGCCGACGACCTCACCACCGGGCGGTTCCGGGTCCGCAGCGCCTCCCACTCCAGCTCCCGCCTGGCGGGCGGCGACCCCACCCCCACCGCCGTACGCCGCGCCACGGCCTCGCTGCTCCTCCACGGCGAGGCGGTGCCGCTCGCCCCGCCCGGGCTGGTCCTGGGCCGGGGCAACGACGCCGACCTGCGCATCGACGACCCGGGGGTCTCGCGCCGGCACGCCGAGATCCGGGTGGAGGCGCCGCAGGAGCCCGACGGCGAGCCGCGCGTCTCGGTGATCGACCTGGGCAGCACCAACGGTGTGTCGGTCAACGGCAAGCGCGTCGAGCAGGCGAGGCTCACCGACGGTGCCACCATCAGGATCGGCACCACGACCATGTCCCTGCGGCTGCGACAAGGATGA
- a CDS encoding glycoside hydrolase family 6 protein, which yields MTSRGRSSRTSRWAAVAATAALALVGSLLAQPTAGAEDRPTVDAPALSPALGAALTALDTGDNPLAGRRWGVYKGNGDQSWAPYVKASGTEKTLLGKIALRPKAKWFGGWIPHGEIAKKVDAYIANSTGGDPDVLVQMTVFRMKPWEHEACRRLPTAAEQASYKQWVDRFAAAVGDAHVALVLQPDGPFALCVPGRSLVPSRLIAYSAKKFSALPNTAVYIDGGASDWPEDDPSKAVDFLVPAGIAHTRGFALNSTHYTSVGSDIAYGAAMVRELTRRGIPGKHFVVDTAKNGKPFTWKQKRSSNFDNSPVCRSRTDTRCVTLGIPPTVDVTNTRWGLSATNRTHARNLVDGFLWFGRPWLYMQADPFVKSRALQIVRTSPWH from the coding sequence ATGACCTCTCGTGGACGCTCCTCGCGCACCTCCCGGTGGGCCGCCGTCGCGGCCACCGCCGCCCTCGCCCTGGTCGGCTCGCTCCTCGCCCAGCCGACCGCGGGCGCCGAGGACCGGCCCACCGTCGACGCCCCCGCGCTCTCGCCCGCGCTGGGCGCCGCGCTGACCGCGCTCGACACCGGCGACAACCCGTTGGCGGGCCGCCGGTGGGGCGTCTACAAGGGCAACGGCGACCAGTCGTGGGCGCCGTACGTCAAGGCGTCGGGCACCGAGAAGACGCTGCTCGGCAAGATCGCGCTGCGTCCGAAGGCGAAGTGGTTCGGGGGCTGGATCCCCCACGGCGAGATCGCCAAGAAGGTCGACGCCTACATCGCCAACTCCACCGGTGGCGACCCCGACGTGCTGGTGCAGATGACGGTGTTCCGGATGAAGCCGTGGGAGCACGAGGCGTGCCGCCGGCTGCCCACGGCGGCCGAGCAGGCGTCGTACAAGCAGTGGGTCGACCGGTTCGCCGCCGCCGTCGGCGACGCCCACGTCGCCCTGGTGCTGCAGCCCGACGGCCCGTTCGCACTGTGCGTGCCGGGCAGGTCCCTCGTCCCCTCGCGGCTGATCGCCTACTCGGCCAAGAAGTTCTCCGCGCTGCCGAACACGGCCGTCTACATCGACGGCGGCGCCTCGGACTGGCCCGAGGACGACCCGTCGAAGGCCGTGGACTTCCTGGTGCCCGCCGGCATCGCCCACACCCGCGGCTTCGCGCTGAACTCCACCCACTACACCTCGGTGGGCAGCGACATCGCCTACGGCGCCGCGATGGTCCGCGAGCTGACCCGCCGCGGGATCCCGGGCAAGCACTTCGTCGTCGACACCGCCAAGAACGGCAAGCCGTTCACCTGGAAGCAGAAGCGCAGCAGCAACTTCGACAACTCGCCGGTCTGCCGCTCCCGCACCGACACCCGCTGCGTGACGCTGGGCATCCCGCCGACGGTCGACGTCACCAACACCCGCTGGGGCCTCAGCGCCACCAACCGCACCCACGCCCGCAACCTGGTCGACGGCTTCCTCTGGTTCGGCCGGCCCTGGCTCTACATGCAGGCCGACCCGTTCGTGAAGAGCCGGGCGCTGCAGATCGTGCGCACCTCGCCCTGGCACTGA
- a CDS encoding S8 family serine peptidase, translating into MAAAAVLGLSTAATGVALTGPADAADPAGGSGTTRQATSDVRSSSGADTSTAILRLSRDPVATDPSTAPAAGKGLALGTTKARNVRARLAAQRNDLRAWLRGNAPAATVVGEYDIALNGVAVRLNGTPLATLAGAPGVAQAGYAATYAPSVTDPDLERIDAEAAWAIAEPGAPTRAGEGVRIGIVDTGIDATHPCFRATGYPAQKQLGDTRFTNDKVVVARVFANKAAQQGLTPEAVQDHGTHVAGTAACNPRTPASVDGAKIPYAPSGVAPRALLGNYNVFPGDIDNARSEDILDALQAAAEDGMQVLNMSLGGSASGNQDLLTTAVDNLDRANIVVAVAGGNEGPGHFTIGSPGSAERALTAGASSVGHYTGVPVYAGTAATGTPVSVTATGDFAIPTTPLTGTLVPAGGTSALAFGDGCEAGDFTASTTGAIALVARGTCSFGTKVATAEKAGAVGTIVVNNVPGDPVAMAADAAAPATIPAVMAPYADATELAGLAGGPVTIGVTPAYVDSGNDDIMGDFSSQGPTDVSYRVKPDVTAPGVNILSSLPQSFCDPLPAEGCWGFMQGTSMATPHLAGSAAVVRQAHPGWSAAQVRSALVNTSATGVLKQSTAVTALETDPLVTGSGLEDLDAAVGARLALSSVSTSFGAVPSGSGQALTRTLTVTNLTAAPVTTPVSVTGDPAFRVSASTLTVPAGGSARLTLTYAPGKATTTGDRSATLRLGSVAHSVLYAFAR; encoded by the coding sequence GTGGCGGCCGCTGCCGTCCTCGGGCTGAGCACCGCCGCCACGGGGGTCGCCCTCACTGGTCCGGCCGACGCGGCGGACCCCGCCGGCGGGTCCGGCACCACCCGCCAGGCCACCTCCGACGTCCGCTCCTCGTCCGGCGCCGACACCAGCACCGCGATCCTGCGGCTCTCCCGCGACCCCGTCGCCACCGACCCGAGCACCGCCCCGGCCGCCGGCAAGGGCCTCGCCCTCGGCACCACCAAGGCCAGGAACGTCCGGGCCCGGCTGGCGGCCCAGCGCAACGACCTGCGCGCCTGGCTGCGCGGCAACGCCCCGGCGGCCACGGTCGTGGGCGAGTACGACATCGCCCTGAACGGCGTCGCGGTCCGGCTCAACGGCACCCCGCTCGCGACCCTCGCCGGCGCCCCCGGCGTCGCCCAGGCGGGGTACGCCGCGACGTACGCCCCCAGCGTCACCGACCCCGACCTCGAGCGCATCGACGCCGAGGCCGCGTGGGCGATCGCCGAGCCGGGCGCCCCCACGCGGGCCGGCGAGGGCGTCAGGATCGGGATCGTCGACACCGGCATCGACGCGACCCACCCGTGCTTCCGCGCGACCGGCTACCCCGCCCAGAAGCAGCTCGGCGACACCCGGTTCACCAACGACAAGGTGGTCGTGGCCCGGGTCTTCGCCAACAAGGCGGCCCAGCAGGGGCTCACCCCGGAGGCGGTCCAGGACCACGGCACCCACGTCGCCGGCACCGCCGCCTGCAACCCCCGCACCCCGGCCTCGGTCGACGGCGCGAAGATCCCCTACGCCCCCAGCGGCGTCGCCCCGCGAGCCCTGCTCGGCAACTACAACGTCTTCCCCGGCGACATCGACAACGCGCGCAGCGAGGACATCCTCGACGCGTTGCAGGCCGCCGCCGAGGACGGCATGCAGGTGCTCAACATGAGCCTCGGCGGCAGCGCCTCTGGCAACCAGGACCTGCTCACCACCGCCGTGGACAACCTCGACAGGGCCAACATCGTGGTCGCGGTCGCGGGCGGCAACGAGGGCCCCGGCCACTTCACGATCGGCTCCCCCGGCTCCGCCGAGCGGGCGCTGACCGCGGGCGCGTCCTCGGTCGGCCACTACACCGGCGTCCCGGTGTACGCCGGCACCGCGGCCACCGGCACCCCCGTGAGCGTCACCGCCACCGGCGACTTCGCGATCCCGACGACGCCGCTCACCGGCACCCTCGTCCCGGCCGGCGGCACCTCCGCGCTGGCGTTCGGGGACGGCTGCGAGGCCGGCGACTTCACCGCCTCCACCACCGGCGCCATCGCCCTCGTGGCGCGCGGCACCTGCAGTTTCGGCACCAAGGTCGCGACCGCCGAGAAGGCCGGCGCCGTCGGCACGATCGTGGTCAACAACGTGCCCGGCGACCCGGTCGCGATGGCCGCCGACGCCGCCGCCCCGGCGACGATCCCGGCCGTGATGGCGCCGTACGCCGACGCCACGGAGCTGGCCGGCCTGGCCGGCGGACCCGTCACGATCGGCGTCACCCCGGCGTACGTCGACAGCGGCAACGACGACATCATGGGCGACTTCTCCAGCCAGGGCCCGACCGACGTCAGCTACCGCGTGAAGCCCGACGTGACCGCTCCCGGCGTCAACATCCTCTCCTCGCTGCCGCAGTCCTTCTGCGACCCGCTGCCCGCCGAGGGCTGCTGGGGCTTCATGCAGGGCACCTCGATGGCCACCCCGCACCTCGCCGGATCCGCCGCCGTGGTCCGCCAGGCCCACCCCGGGTGGAGCGCCGCCCAGGTCCGCTCGGCCCTGGTCAACACCTCCGCGACGGGCGTGCTGAAGCAGTCCACCGCCGTCACCGCCCTCGAGACCGACCCGCTCGTGACCGGGTCCGGGCTCGAGGACCTCGACGCGGCCGTCGGCGCCCGGCTGGCGCTGTCCTCGGTCAGCACCTCCTTCGGCGCGGTGCCCTCGGGCAGCGGCCAGGCGCTGACCCGGACGCTGACGGTCACCAACCTGACCGCGGCGCCGGTGACCACGCCGGTCTCAGTCACCGGTGACCCCGCCTTCCGGGTGTCGGCCAGCACGCTGACGGTCCCGGCCGGCGGCTCGGCGAGGCTGACGCTGACCTACGCCCCCGGCAAGGCCACCACCACGGGTGACCGCTCGGCCACGCTGCGCCTGGGCTCGGTGGCCCACAGCGTGCTCTACGCGTTCGCCCGCTAG
- a CDS encoding oxidoreductase, translating into MSTPTRTPHLARFGPDDLPDLTGRRVVVTGANSGIGFHAAKAFAAHGAHVTLACRNLDSAREAQGRLTGDTEVAELDLASQESVRAFAQAWQGPLDLLVANAGVMTPPRYRETADGHELQFGTNHLGHFALTGRLLPRLLEAEAPRVVAVSSIAHHRGDDSVLEGNPGATYSSNKAYGNSKLANLLFAHELQRRATAAGSRLTVTACHPGVSNTGLVTSPDGLGSLPGVKQLAPLVMPLVVQSSRAGANPTLWASTYAAPGSYTGPTGLMESRGRLGEAKQSRWARDAGLAARLWEVSVGLTGVSPELG; encoded by the coding sequence ATGAGCACCCCCACCCGCACCCCGCACCTCGCCCGCTTCGGCCCCGACGACCTCCCAGACCTGACCGGACGGCGGGTCGTGGTGACCGGCGCCAACTCCGGCATCGGGTTCCACGCCGCGAAGGCGTTCGCCGCCCACGGCGCCCACGTCACGCTCGCCTGCCGCAACCTCGACTCGGCCCGCGAGGCGCAGGGCCGGCTGACCGGCGACACCGAGGTCGCCGAGCTCGACCTGGCCTCGCAGGAGTCCGTGCGCGCGTTCGCGCAGGCCTGGCAGGGCCCGCTCGACCTGCTCGTCGCCAACGCCGGCGTGATGACGCCGCCGCGCTACCGCGAGACGGCCGACGGTCACGAGCTCCAGTTCGGCACCAACCACCTCGGCCACTTCGCGCTCACCGGACGGCTGCTGCCGCGGCTCCTGGAGGCCGAGGCCCCGCGTGTCGTCGCGGTCTCCTCGATCGCCCACCACCGGGGCGACGACTCCGTGCTCGAGGGCAACCCGGGGGCGACGTACAGCTCCAACAAGGCCTACGGCAACTCCAAGCTGGCCAACCTGCTGTTCGCCCACGAGCTGCAGCGCCGCGCCACCGCGGCGGGCAGCCGGCTCACCGTCACCGCCTGCCACCCCGGCGTCTCCAACACCGGCCTGGTGACCAGCCCCGACGGCCTGGGCTCGCTGCCCGGCGTCAAGCAGCTCGCCCCGCTGGTGATGCCCCTGGTCGTGCAGTCCTCCAGGGCCGGGGCCAACCCGACGCTGTGGGCCTCGACGTACGCCGCTCCGGGCTCCTACACCGGCCCGACCGGGCTGATGGAGAGCCGCGGTCGGCTCGGCGAGGCCAAGCAGAGCCGCTGGGCCCGCGACGCGGGGCTCGCGGCCCGGCTGTGGGAGGTCTCCGTCGGGCTGACGGGGGTCTCGCCCGAGCTGGGCTGA
- a CDS encoding acyl-CoA dehydrogenase family protein: protein MPATRVLPTEEATALLGLTRDLCEGELLPRVAEAEATETFPREVFRTLGRAGLLGLPYDEELGGGGQPYEVYLQVVEEIASVWASVGVGVSVHALSCFGLVTAGTQQQRQRWLPDMLGGELLGAYCLSEAHAGSDPSAMRTRARREGDDYVVDGAKAWTTHGGHADFYKLMARTSEERNGISCFLVPADTPGLVADPPEHKMGLTGSATATMRFEGARVPADRLLGAEGDGLTIALSGLDAGRLGIAAVAVGLAQGALDHAVAYAKERQQFGQRIIDFQGLGFLLADMEAAVASSRATYLHAARLKDRDLPFSREASVAKLVATDAAMKVTTDAVQVLGGYGYTRDFPVERFMREAKVTQIFEGTNQIQRLVIARSLARGGTGALLTDPTPPRGTA, encoded by the coding sequence ATGCCGGCGACCCGCGTGCTCCCCACCGAGGAGGCCACCGCGCTCCTCGGGCTGACCCGCGACCTGTGCGAGGGCGAGCTGCTCCCCCGCGTGGCCGAGGCCGAGGCCACCGAGACCTTCCCGCGCGAGGTGTTCCGCACCCTGGGCCGCGCCGGTCTCCTCGGTCTGCCCTACGACGAGGAGCTGGGCGGCGGCGGCCAGCCCTACGAGGTCTACCTGCAGGTCGTCGAGGAGATCGCCAGCGTGTGGGCCAGCGTCGGGGTGGGGGTCAGCGTCCACGCACTGTCCTGCTTCGGGCTCGTCACCGCCGGCACGCAACAGCAGCGCCAGCGCTGGCTGCCCGACATGCTCGGCGGCGAGCTGCTGGGCGCCTACTGCCTCTCCGAGGCCCACGCCGGCTCCGACCCGAGCGCGATGCGCACCCGCGCCCGACGCGAGGGCGACGACTACGTCGTCGACGGCGCGAAGGCGTGGACCACCCACGGAGGTCACGCGGACTTCTACAAGCTGATGGCCCGCACCTCCGAGGAGCGCAACGGCATCTCCTGCTTCCTCGTCCCGGCCGACACGCCGGGCCTGGTGGCGGACCCGCCGGAGCACAAGATGGGCCTCACCGGCTCGGCCACCGCCACGATGCGCTTCGAGGGCGCCCGGGTGCCCGCGGACCGGCTGCTCGGCGCCGAGGGCGACGGGCTCACGATCGCGCTGTCGGGCCTCGACGCCGGCCGGCTCGGTATCGCCGCGGTGGCCGTCGGCCTCGCCCAGGGTGCGCTCGACCACGCGGTGGCCTACGCCAAGGAGCGCCAGCAGTTCGGCCAGCGGATCATCGACTTCCAGGGCCTCGGCTTCCTGCTGGCCGACATGGAGGCCGCGGTGGCGAGCAGCCGGGCGACGTACCTCCACGCGGCGCGGCTCAAGGACCGCGACCTGCCCTTCTCCCGCGAGGCCTCGGTGGCCAAGCTCGTGGCCACGGACGCCGCCATGAAGGTGACCACCGACGCGGTGCAGGTGCTCGGCGGCTACGGCTACACCCGCGACTTCCCGGTCGAGCGCTTCATGCGCGAGGCCAAGGTGACCCAGATCTTCGAGGGCACCAACCAGATCCAGCGCCTGGTGATCGCCCGGTCGCTCGCCCGGGGCGGCACCGGCGCGCTCCTCACCGACCCCACCCCTCCGAGAGGCACCGCATGA
- the ppgK gene encoding polyphosphate--glucose phosphotransferase: MADPIGIDFGGSGIKAAPVDLATGEFSAERERIDTPEKSTPKAVAKVMAELLERFEDTTSPVGVTIPGVVRTNGVVASAANIDSDWIGTDADDLLANELGREVHAINDADAAGLAEARYGVAHHRPGLVIVTTLGTGIGSALLYDGVLIPNSELGHLEIEGHDAEKRAANSARKGEDLSWEKWAGRLTTYYRTLERLFSPQLFVVGGGVSKHAAEFMHLIDVETEIISATLRNTAGIVGAAALASER; encoded by the coding sequence ATGGCAGACCCCATCGGCATCGACTTCGGCGGCAGCGGCATCAAGGCGGCTCCCGTCGACCTGGCCACCGGGGAGTTCTCCGCCGAGCGCGAGCGGATCGACACCCCCGAGAAGTCCACCCCCAAGGCGGTGGCCAAGGTGATGGCCGAGCTGCTCGAGCGCTTCGAGGACACCACCAGCCCGGTCGGGGTCACCATCCCGGGCGTGGTCCGCACCAACGGGGTCGTGGCCTCGGCCGCCAACATCGACTCCGACTGGATCGGCACCGACGCCGACGACCTCCTGGCCAACGAGCTCGGCCGCGAGGTGCACGCGATCAACGACGCCGACGCCGCCGGCCTGGCCGAGGCCCGCTACGGCGTGGCCCACCACCGCCCCGGCCTGGTCATCGTCACCACGCTCGGCACCGGCATCGGCTCCGCGCTGCTGTACGACGGCGTGCTGATCCCCAACTCCGAGCTCGGCCACCTCGAGATCGAGGGCCACGACGCCGAGAAGCGCGCCGCCAACTCGGCCCGCAAGGGCGAGGACCTCTCGTGGGAGAAGTGGGCCGGCCGGCTCACCACCTACTACCGCACGCTGGAGCGGCTGTTCTCCCCGCAGCTGTTCGTGGTGGGCGGTGGCGTGAGCAAGCACGCGGCCGAGTTCATGCACCTCATCGATGTCGAGACCGAGATCATCTCGGCCACGCTGCGCAACACCGCGGGCATCGTCGGGGCCGCCGCCCTCGCCTCGGAGCGCTGA
- a CDS encoding ExeM/NucH family extracellular endonuclease — MRPAPRPLLRPFVLPTLAALAVGVVPLLATPAGAAPAGDQLVVSEVYGGGGSASSTVARDFVELLNPTSAPLSVDGLSVQYRSATGAAAPSGVTTLTGTVPAGGRYLVGLSGSGSSTSAAPLPTPDASGSTALAAGSGTVFLARGTTPLTTPPTGSLTGDPRVVDLVGYGTSNTFEDAPAPAGSAGTSLARDAAGKDTDDNAADLGVGAPTPDAAPAGSTPEPPAPATDATVAEVQGTGTTSPLAGRQVRTTGVVTAAYPTGGFNGFFLQTAGTGGATGARTASDALFVYGSAATREVAVGDHVQVTGRVSEYQGMTQLTPGSAADVADLPGAAAVTPTATGWPRTDAERERLEGMLLAPQGPFTVADNYALNQYAELGLASGTTPLFQPTEVADPADAAEIRAVVEDNAARAVTLDDGATTNFLTAKDTPLPYLTQDRELRVGAPVSFEQPVVLDYRFDAWRLQPTDQLTATDPLPVRVADTRTSAPEPVGGRVRIASFNVLNYFTTTGEDVEAAGGDCDYYTDRAGNPDTVRSCETAAGGDGPRGAAQADDLARQQAKLVAALNGLDADVVSLEELENSAKFGLDRDAALATLTGALNDAAGVGTWDYVRSPGSADSPAAQEDEDVIRTGFVYRPDAVRPVGESVIDDVPTFDNARDPLAQAFEPRRSGGPQSRFMLVVNHFKSKGSGAPGDGDTGQGASNLARVAQARELVRFAGEMESTVPTGRVFLAGDLNAYTQEDPLQVLYDAGYTDIGSDRAPEEFTYLFDGRVGSLDHVLGNPAAMRTVTGAHVWNLNAVESVALEYSRYNYNATDFFAPDPYRSSDHDPLVVGLDPRPGRGTGR, encoded by the coding sequence ATGCGCCCTGCCCCGCGCCCGTTGCTGCGCCCCTTCGTCCTGCCGACCCTGGCCGCGCTCGCCGTCGGTGTCGTCCCACTCCTGGCGACGCCCGCCGGCGCCGCGCCCGCCGGCGACCAGCTGGTCGTCTCCGAGGTGTACGGCGGGGGCGGCTCGGCGAGCTCGACCGTGGCCCGCGACTTCGTGGAGCTGCTGAACCCGACCTCGGCGCCGCTGTCGGTCGACGGGTTGTCGGTGCAGTACCGCTCGGCGACCGGGGCCGCCGCACCCTCGGGCGTCACGACGCTCACCGGCACCGTGCCGGCCGGCGGTCGCTACCTCGTCGGCCTCAGCGGCAGCGGCAGCAGCACCTCCGCCGCGCCGCTGCCCACGCCGGACGCCAGCGGCAGCACGGCCCTGGCCGCCGGGTCCGGCACCGTCTTCCTGGCCCGGGGGACGACGCCCCTGACCACGCCGCCCACCGGCTCGCTCACGGGCGACCCGCGGGTGGTCGACCTGGTGGGCTACGGCACCAGCAACACCTTCGAGGACGCGCCCGCCCCGGCCGGCTCGGCCGGCACCTCGCTGGCCCGTGACGCCGCCGGCAAGGACACCGACGACAACGCCGCCGACCTCGGGGTCGGCGCACCCACGCCCGACGCCGCGCCCGCCGGGTCGACACCCGAGCCGCCCGCCCCGGCCACCGACGCCACCGTCGCCGAGGTCCAGGGCACCGGCACGACCAGCCCGCTCGCCGGCCGGCAGGTGCGGACCACCGGCGTCGTCACCGCGGCATACCCCACGGGGGGCTTCAACGGCTTCTTCCTGCAGACCGCCGGGACCGGCGGCGCCACCGGTGCGCGGACCGCCTCGGACGCGTTGTTCGTCTACGGCTCCGCCGCGACGCGCGAGGTCGCCGTGGGCGACCACGTGCAGGTGACCGGGCGCGTCTCGGAGTACCAGGGCATGACCCAGCTGACGCCGGGGTCGGCGGCCGACGTCGCCGACCTCCCCGGCGCGGCGGCCGTCACCCCCACCGCCACCGGCTGGCCGCGCACCGACGCCGAGCGGGAGCGGCTCGAGGGCATGCTGCTGGCGCCGCAGGGACCGTTCACGGTCGCCGACAACTACGCCCTCAACCAGTACGCCGAGCTCGGGCTCGCCTCGGGCACGACCCCCCTCTTCCAGCCCACCGAGGTGGCCGACCCCGCCGACGCCGCCGAGATCCGCGCGGTGGTCGAGGACAACGCCGCCCGCGCGGTCACGCTCGACGACGGGGCGACCACCAACTTCCTCACCGCGAAGGACACCCCGCTGCCCTACCTGACCCAGGACCGCGAGCTCCGGGTCGGGGCGCCGGTGTCCTTCGAGCAGCCCGTCGTCCTGGACTACCGCTTCGACGCCTGGCGGCTCCAGCCCACCGACCAGCTGACCGCCACCGACCCGCTGCCGGTGCGCGTCGCCGACACCCGCACCTCGGCGCCCGAGCCGGTGGGCGGCCGGGTGCGGATCGCGTCGTTCAACGTCCTCAACTACTTCACCACCACCGGGGAGGACGTCGAGGCCGCCGGCGGGGACTGTGACTACTACACCGACCGGGCCGGCAACCCCGACACGGTGAGGAGCTGCGAGACCGCCGCCGGCGGGGACGGGCCGCGTGGTGCCGCGCAGGCCGACGACCTCGCCCGCCAGCAGGCCAAGCTGGTGGCGGCGCTGAACGGTCTCGACGCCGACGTGGTCTCGCTGGAGGAGCTGGAGAACTCCGCGAAGTTCGGCCTCGACCGCGACGCCGCCCTGGCCACCCTCACCGGCGCGCTCAACGACGCGGCCGGCGTCGGCACCTGGGACTACGTCCGCTCGCCGGGCTCGGCCGACTCGCCGGCCGCCCAGGAGGACGAGGACGTCATCCGCACCGGCTTCGTCTACCGTCCCGACGCGGTGCGCCCGGTCGGGGAGTCGGTCATCGACGACGTGCCGACGTTCGACAACGCCCGCGACCCGCTGGCCCAGGCCTTCGAGCCGCGCCGCAGCGGCGGGCCGCAGAGCCGGTTCATGCTCGTGGTCAACCACTTCAAGTCCAAGGGCTCCGGCGCCCCGGGCGACGGCGACACCGGCCAGGGCGCGTCCAACCTGGCCCGGGTCGCGCAGGCCCGCGAGCTGGTGCGCTTCGCCGGGGAGATGGAGTCCACCGTCCCCACCGGTCGCGTCTTCCTGGCCGGCGACCTGAACGCCTACACCCAGGAGGACCCGCTCCAGGTGCTCTACGACGCCGGCTACACCGACATCGGCTCGGACCGCGCACCCGAGGAGTTCACCTACCTCTTCGACGGTCGGGTGGGCTCGCTCGACCACGTGCTCGGCAACCCCGCGGCGATGCGGACCGTCACCGGCGCCCACGTGTGGAACCTCAACGCGGTCGAGTCGGTGGCCCTGGAGTACAGCCGCTACAACTACAACGCCACCGACTTCTTCGCCCCCGACCCCTACCGCTCCTCCGACCACGACCCCCTCGTCGTCGGGCTGGACCCGCGGCCGGGGCGTGGGACGGGCCGGTAG